The DNA region gtaatgcttctcagattcaaatttagggCATAAAAAATGACAACTTTTCGTAATCACATTACTTACATGTAGAAccaattgtttctcaaaattcttATACTATCGAAGGCTGCTGTGTTAGGCtttaatatcaatttttaatgCCATAATATTCAGGAGTGGACCTTCCCTTTAGGTATGGGAAACCCTTgggttttgaaaataaacaaaacatttcatgtGGTTAATTTGTTGACGTCCTCTCTCTTTGCTATTTTAATTTTCTGACTCTGCAGGATCAAGGAGATTAAGATGGGCAAGATAATCCGTGAGATTATCTTTTATCTTATCTTTCTGAACCTCACTATGCTCATCTGCTTTGGAGAGCACGATCCTGATATATTCCACATGCACAAGTCAATGAGGAACATGTTTGTACAGGCAGGATACAATGGACGTATGCGTTTTACAAAGGTGAGCTCTATTCTTGGTTATAATTTTTCTCTCTTGTGCCTACAAATCTTTTTGAAGATGTCAGGTTATATTGCATGAGTCCTTATGGAaatgtggaaaaaaatacaCGGATCTATGCATagaacatgcataaaacaattaatattttgggctcaattggtcatcgaagttgcaagaaaatagtggaagaaaaaaaaactcccttgttgcacaaattcgtGCGCTTTCAGATGTGTGAGTAAAGATTCAGATTcaaaaatttgagtgagaaattacctctttctcaaaaaactatgttacttcagaaggagtaattttcacaatgttttatactatcaatagctctcttgtgctcattaccaagtaactttttatgctataatatattttttagtaattaccaaaagtgtgtgGTATTGGATGTGATTCAAAAATTTGTctcctgcctttaaaggcaccgaacgctattggtaactactcaaaataattgtcagcataaaaactgacttggtaacaagcaatgtagagctgttgatagtatacaacattttgataaacggctacctctgaagtaacgtagtttctgagaGAGAGGTACagttcactcaaatattaaaagactttaggcctgaagccttttatcaggcatctaaaagcacaccatttttttaattaagtgtgttttttctgtcattatttccTTGCAATTTGGATAACcaactgagtcaaaattttcactgatttgttattttatgcacgttaggatataccaagtgagaatactggtctttaaccattaccaaaggtgtccagtgcctttaagcattccTGTGAATGAGGTAGtaattgttttgacaaaatgaaTAAATGGTTCTTATTATAATTTTAACCTAAGATTCATGGGAGAGAGGACTTTTGGAACTACACAGAGAACGTCTTCATCCCAACGATGTATTCCAATAGTTGGTATAACGGTGAGCCTGACATCCCTGGAAGAACGGAACATTCACTGGCCGATAAGAGCATGCACCTAGTGGGAACAGCGAGGTTCAGACAGCTACGGATTAAACATGGTCAGATAAAACCACACTCATGTTTGTTGTGCATCTCATTGAATAAATTGTATGCATTATTTTTAGAAACACTGCTAATAATAGTGTTTTACAGAGGCGGGCAAGCTGTCCCCTCTTTTATCAACAGCCCTTGCAGGccgttttgttgttatttgaaAACACTGCTGTTTTAGTTTTGTATAGAGAGGCTGGGCAACCTGCCAACTCATTTTATCTATGGTTAATTTTGATTGGCAAGCTACCCTTGAGTGACGGGCAAGCTGCCCTTGGACATTTGGCTATTTTCCCTTGATTAAGTCATGATTATGTCATGAGTTTAATAAGTATTGCATTTGATTGCATTCTCCTACATGTTTGCCAAACTGGTAATTGGCCAGacctttttggaaaaaaaaacagttgaacaTGCGCCCAAAGTAAAATTATGCTCTTTGGAGGTAGTGTCGACTGAGAATAAGTCAGCTAATATTTGCTCTTTTTTTCTTAACAGTACttaacataaattattttcataatttttatttataatttcagTCTTTGTTCAATCTGTCATTCAGTACACTtccgtttgtgttttgtttgtctgtccacCAGGCATCTCACCAGAAGCCCTCGCTTCTATAGTAGAAACCTCCTTTGCATTCACTTCTTGAAATCATTTCTGGCGTTTTCTTTGATTATGTAGGTTTGGAAATGTTATGAAGCATGTTAATAAATATGAAATGGATCAAATTAAATAATGAAGAATTCAATTTTGCCTTCTATTTTAAATCAAGACATCTGTGCGATTCCTGAGACGATGATAAATAAGACACAAGATTGTCGAGCTCCGTACAGCATCACTGATGAGGAAGATGTAGACTTTGATGAAGGATGGAAAGCAGTTAATCAATCAGGTCAGTACTCCGCAACTTTTCATGATTGATTTTCTGCAGTttgcgcttaaaggcactggggtcaattcgacaaagatagtcctaactgagaagtcctaggactcttttaGGAGTTATTCAAAAATTAGGacgataagactagtcttaacttatatatttggtttgcagtaacaccatgtgagtacagtgtatctacttgctttgtagattatgtttttttgagaCTCTTGTCTTgcctttatattctactactgtgAAGTATACTTGTAATCTTTTGTGTCATACCAAAGTCTTTAAACCCTTCTCATTTACCCAAAACAGCTAAACCTAATTACAAGGTTCAACCGCTTGCCGTCTGGAAATACCACAGCTGGTACAACATTTCTTCCTTCCCGTACTTAGGCAAGCACGCCCTCTACAACGGTGGAGGGTACCTGGCAGACTTGGGCATCAGCCCGGAGGAGAGCCTGCGAGTCGCAGCCTACCTGCGCGAGAACATGTGGGTGGATCAGTACACAAGGGCAGTGTTCATGGAGTTTGTGGTGTACAATGCCAACATCAACATGTACACCACATCGTTCTTGCTGGTGGAGTTTTTACCACAGGGAGGTGAGAAAGTATATGAAATGAAAACCAaatctttgcatttttttaatggcAATTGTATCCATACCTATTGTCTACTTTTCATCTTCCAAACTCttaatactttaaaggcagtatacctttgattttttaactgtttgatccggagcgaatatgtccacgcaTGAAGAACAATCCCTATACTGATGCACAATCTCGCTTCTCATAACAacttttgggggataaaaagtaATATCTTCTTCCATAATTGTAAAACAGGTTTGGAACCAGCAGATCTGTATCTATACAAAATGTATTAAATAAACTAGGCGTATTGGCTGGCAAATTGCAATTCTAAGCAAAAATAGgaatcatcattattatttcaataattTCAGTTTTCCCCCTCCTCCCCCACCATCAACTCCCCTCCAACTGTCTCTCTTAACACACAGGAGCCATGGCCTTCCCGTACTTCTGGAGTATCCGTCTCGACCGCTACAACTCTACATTCGGCATCTTTGTCCTCATTGGTCAGGTCATCTACGCCCTCTTCATTCTCTACTTCCTCATCAGAGAGATCCGTAAGATCATACGCGAGAAGAAAGAGTACTTCAACAACTCGTGGAACGGCGTGGAGGTTTGCATCATCTCACTGTCCATTGCCAGTATGGTCTTCTATTTCTACCGGGTGGACGTCGGGAACAGAATGATTGAGCAGAGGAAGAAGTACCCACAAATGTTCCTGAACTTCCACTACTTGGTCAACTGGGATCAGGttggtttgttatttctgtCCCATTTTGCTAGAAGTTGTGTTAAGAGTATAACTGCTTCTATTAAAAGGAAAAGTACACCTTTGGTTTTCGGAAACtgcgattgttttaatcctatacaaatgtagaGAATACCGCTTGACGAAagtctttgctaagcacagctgtgacaggtatcctgcttgtttttgcttagcagaaagatgTTAAGCATACAGCTCTGCTTATAAACAGCTCTATAAGTTGTTTCTGTTGAGCAACACTtttctgtgctcagcaagtttttgttctttcaggctttatgaaattgggcccagaccttCATATATCTATTTAAAATGATGTAGAGAGCCTGTAAACCTCTGAAGTGTATCAAATacctgatttttgttgttgacttcCCACTAGCTTTACGTCTACCTGTCGGGCTTTGTCCTCTTCCTGACCACCGTCAAGTTCCTACGACTCCTGCGCTTCAACAGACGCCTCCTACTCTTCTCATTCACTTTGCGTCGATGCAGCAAGGACCTGGCGTACTACACTCTAGTCTTTGGTGTGGTCTTCATTGCATTTGCTCTGTTCGCCTACGCCCTGTTTCATCTGTACCTCAGAGACTTCAGCACGTTTGTCGGGACAGTTGAGACGCTATTTTCTACAATTCTGGGTGAGTGTACAATTAGggttccaatttcatagagctgtttataaGCACATTAATGAGCTACGTAaaggcaaaattatgcttaccagaataaggtttatactttgcagtaacactatttttgtgtgtacttgccaggtagattttgttctttagagaactgtattgctgtatattctactaccacggggTAGATTTTGAGGAGACTTCTcagagaaatgtcttgcttgTTAACTACTTCCTGGGCGGGAGGGAAGCAAatcgggactactactttagcttataagattgttattaacttcactatcGTGGAACAAGCTCTtagataaggttaccagccaaaacgcCATGTcagatgtacaatttgtgactgttatCCTGGTCatgctaagcagggatttgATTTTTTAGGCAGTatttttctatgaaattggaaatTGGGCTCGGGTTCCAATCATTAATTATCTTTAGTGTCTTGGCGGAGCAGTCTTTAGTTCAAtgaacccaagctctggtgtggtCCGCAgaagaatgtgggttcgaatcctgttcatgacacttgtgccctctAGACATCTTAAGAcatatgcaaaacaaatattacaagaAAGAAATATCATATGTATGTTTGGTCACATAAAGTTCAgaaacttgtctttgacaataaccaaacaggtccagtgcctttagtaaATGAGCATAACTTGATTTGTTGTTGCAGGCAAGTTTGATTTCCAAGACATGATATCAGTGAACCGCATCCTCAGCCCAGTGTTCTTCTTCACCTATGTCGTCATCATTGTCTTTGTCATGCTCAGCATGTTTCTGTCCATCATCAACGAGACATTTGGAAAGGTTTGAAAACTTCAACTTCCTTTTTCTAGACAAGCACTTTTTCAAAGTGGGTTCAAACCATGCATTGTTGCAAATGATGAAATCATAATTTTGATTGTCACAAGTCACTaatagagtgtgggttcgagtcccagtcgtgtgTCCCTGAGaaagacacttgactataaaTGCTTGTCtgcacccaggggtaaatgggtacctgtgaaggcagagatggttcttgtgattgatttggcTCAGAAGCGCATGTTTATGCACAGGCTGTCTACTCCCTATGGAACTAAGATGGTTTAACGagcaattttttatattttagcgTTTGTATGGAGTGctattattttgaaacaaatatagTTTACGTGACTACCTCAAAATATTCAAAACCATGGCATGTCATGACCTAGCGGTCTAGTTTACAGgacccaagctttggtgttgtcagcagcaaagtgtggattcgaatccctgtcatgacacctgtgcccttgagcaaggcacttaaccataattgctttgtaaaatgttGGGAAGGAAGTGTATTCTGCTgtaccagccatgctcctagtgGAGAATACCCTAACGGACACccttatggactgtaaaggggagCCCTGGTTCAAACCCAGGAGTATAGTGGTAATGTGACCCTGGTGGTATTTTGTGtgggtcgacagcccaaatgagttaagtgtagccctcaccttgaagtggccttccggCATCGTGATATTAGGCTGTCTctcattacaaaacaaatttaaaaattaaagaattttttttattctgtggCAGGTCCGTCGAGACAACAAAGCACTTGAGAATGAGCTGGAGATTGTTGAGTTCATGATGGAAAGGTTCAAGAGATGGAGTAACTTTTCTGAAAGACGCTTGATGAAGAAACCGACCAAGACATACAACTACACCGAGGGTAAGCTTATTATGAAACTGCCTGACAGAATTGCACCAACAatatattgaaaaataaatatacaaaaagaACCTATGCTTAAAATGCCAAGATAGTTAATGttctgatgtttcgaccctagcagagtctttctcaaaggctaatgacaacacaacaaacatgaacaggtaaatAGATGTAACAAAAGCAGTGAATGTGTGCTGTCTGACTttctctctattcatgtattttcaCTTCACTGCTTAGTTTCACTTAGCTCCCTGTTCATGCTtgctgtgttgtcatttagtcttcaataaaagactctgctagggtagaaACGCCAGGCCActtactatttttttgcaagaaTTTATTTTCTATCATATGATTTGCTGGGTTTGCTCTTGCAGCCATAGATCCCAAGGACGTAGA from Asterias rubens chromosome 7, eAstRub1.3, whole genome shotgun sequence includes:
- the LOC117292879 gene encoding polycystic kidney disease protein 1-like 2, producing the protein MAQLQDLKDEASSKRLAPLSSEELQEAREIRIKEIKMGKIIREIIFYLIFLNLTMLICFGEHDPDIFHMHKSMRNMFVQAGYNGRMRFTKIHGREDFWNYTENVFIPTMYSNSWYNGEPDIPGRTEHSLADKSMHLVGTARFRQLRIKHDICAIPETMINKTQDCRAPYSITDEEDVDFDEGWKAVNQSAKPNYKVQPLAVWKYHSWYNISSFPYLGKHALYNGGGYLADLGISPEESLRVAAYLRENMWVDQYTRAVFMEFVVYNANINMYTTSFLLVEFLPQGGHLRPLHSLLPHQRDP
- the LOC117292191 gene encoding polycystic kidney disease 2-like 2 protein, which translates into the protein MISVNRILSPVFFFTYVVIIVFVMLSMFLSIINETFGKVRRDNKALENELEIVEFMMERFKRWSNFSERRLMKKPTKTYNYTEAIDPKDVECDELRDKLSNMVDRLNQFIRSEKGMTGQKVEDRKIFLCP